The Bernardetia litoralis DSM 6794 genome includes a window with the following:
- a CDS encoding calcium/sodium antiporter has protein sequence MNYLIFIVSVIVLVKGADWVTDGASSIAKRFNISDLIIGLTVVSIGTSAPELVVNLFASNSGSSDLAIGNVLGSNIFNTLAILGICSMITPIFVKRATVQIEIPLGFLAVLVLGVLANDMLIDGSSGSLLSRSDGIILLFFFVVFMYYTFFSAQKDQKLSIEEAEDIQKLPLGLSILMLLGGFVGLIGGGKFMVDAAVEIAKSWGVSEGIIGLTVVAAGTSFPELVVSILAARKGSADMAIGNVVGSNVFNIFFVLGISATVKSIPFNPNANNMDIVVTALGCLMVVAFVFMGEGRKISRSEGTVLTLSYVFYIAYLIYQQIGLV, from the coding sequence ATGAATTATCTCATTTTTATAGTTAGTGTTATTGTTCTTGTCAAGGGAGCAGACTGGGTAACTGATGGAGCTTCGTCAATAGCGAAACGATTTAATATTTCAGATCTTATTATTGGTCTGACAGTTGTTTCGATTGGTACTTCTGCCCCTGAGTTGGTTGTGAATCTTTTTGCTTCCAATAGTGGAAGTTCAGACCTTGCAATTGGAAATGTTTTGGGAAGTAATATTTTTAATACATTGGCTATTTTAGGGATTTGTTCCATGATAACGCCTATTTTTGTAAAACGTGCCACTGTTCAGATAGAAATTCCTTTAGGTTTTTTGGCTGTTTTGGTTTTAGGTGTTTTGGCTAATGATATGCTAATTGATGGCTCTAGTGGTTCGCTTTTATCAAGGAGTGACGGAATTATTTTACTCTTTTTCTTTGTAGTTTTTATGTACTACACATTTTTCTCAGCACAAAAAGACCAAAAATTATCCATTGAAGAAGCAGAAGATATACAAAAATTACCTTTAGGATTATCTATTTTGATGCTTTTAGGAGGTTTTGTGGGGCTTATTGGAGGTGGAAAGTTTATGGTAGATGCAGCCGTAGAAATTGCAAAATCGTGGGGAGTAAGTGAAGGAATAATTGGTCTTACCGTAGTGGCAGCAGGAACTTCATTTCCCGAATTGGTAGTTTCTATTTTGGCAGCACGCAAAGGAAGTGCAGATATGGCAATTGGCAATGTAGTAGGTTCGAATGTCTTTAATATCTTTTTTGTTTTGGGAATAAGCGCAACTGTAAAATCTATTCCATTTAATCCGAATGCTAATAATATGGATATTGTTGTTACTGCTTTGGGTTGTTTGATGGTAGTTGCTTTTGTTTTTATGGGAGAAGGAAGAAAAATAAGCCGTTCAGAAGGTACAGTTCTTACACTTAGTTATGTATTTTATATTGCTTATTTAATTTATCAACAAATTGGATTAGTTTAA
- a CDS encoding dipeptidase, giving the protein MNTHDYIEKNKERFLEELKDLLRIPSVSADPKYKEDVFRAGEFIKTKLEEAGADKVELCQTAGYPIVYGEKIIDASLPTVLVYGHYDVQPPDPLELWETPPFEPTVRDEKIYARGACDDKGQMYMHVKAFEAMMKTDTLPCNVKFMIEGEEEVGSDNLGIFVQNNKEKLAADVILISDTGMIANDIPSVTVGLRGLSYVEVEVTGPNRDLHSGLYGGAVPNPINVLCDMIASLKDEDDRITVDNFYDDVAEVSAEERAEMAKAPFSLEEYKNSIGLKDVEGEKGYSTLERASIRPTLDVNGIWGGYTGEGAKTVIASKAYAKISMRLVPNQDSETITKLFKKHFEKIAPDSVSVVVKPHHGGEPIVTPTNSQAYQAASFAYKQTFDKDPIPMRGGGSIPIVAMFKSELGIDSILMGFGLDSDAIHSPNEHYGLFNFYKGINTIPHFFFQYTKIYKPELV; this is encoded by the coding sequence ATGAACACACACGATTATATAGAAAAAAATAAAGAACGCTTCTTAGAAGAACTTAAAGACTTACTTCGTATTCCTTCTGTAAGTGCAGACCCAAAATACAAAGAAGATGTTTTTAGAGCTGGAGAATTTATAAAAACAAAATTAGAGGAAGCAGGTGCTGATAAGGTAGAGCTTTGTCAAACAGCAGGTTATCCGATTGTTTATGGAGAAAAAATAATTGACGCTTCTCTTCCTACGGTTTTGGTTTACGGACATTATGACGTTCAGCCACCAGACCCATTAGAGCTTTGGGAAACTCCTCCATTTGAGCCAACTGTTAGAGACGAAAAAATTTATGCTCGTGGCGCATGTGATGACAAAGGTCAAATGTATATGCACGTGAAAGCATTTGAAGCAATGATGAAAACAGATACATTGCCTTGTAATGTCAAGTTTATGATAGAAGGCGAAGAAGAAGTAGGTTCAGATAACTTAGGAATCTTTGTTCAAAACAATAAAGAAAAATTAGCTGCTGATGTAATTTTGATTTCGGATACTGGAATGATTGCAAACGATATTCCTTCTGTAACAGTTGGTTTGCGTGGTCTTTCATATGTAGAAGTAGAAGTTACAGGACCTAATCGTGATTTACACTCTGGTCTTTATGGTGGTGCTGTTCCAAATCCTATCAATGTTCTTTGTGATATGATTGCTTCTTTGAAAGATGAAGATGACAGAATTACAGTCGATAATTTTTATGATGATGTAGCAGAAGTTTCGGCAGAAGAGCGTGCTGAAATGGCAAAAGCTCCTTTTTCTTTAGAAGAATATAAAAATTCTATTGGTCTTAAAGATGTAGAAGGCGAAAAAGGATATTCTACTTTAGAACGTGCTTCTATTCGTCCGACTTTAGACGTAAATGGAATTTGGGGAGGTTATACAGGTGAAGGCGCAAAAACAGTAATTGCTTCAAAGGCTTATGCTAAAATTTCTATGCGTTTAGTTCCTAATCAAGATTCAGAAACAATTACAAAATTATTCAAAAAACATTTTGAAAAAATTGCTCCTGATTCGGTTAGTGTTGTTGTAAAACCTCATCACGGAGGAGAACCAATTGTAACACCAACAAACTCTCAAGCATACCAAGCTGCAAGTTTTGCTTACAAACAAACATTTGATAAAGACCCAATTCCGATGCGTGGGGGTGGAAGTATTCCAATCGTTGCAATGTTTAAATCTGAACTTGGAATTGATAGTATTTTGATGGGATTTGGTTTAGATTCTGATGCTATTCACTCGCCAAATGAACATTACGGACTTTTCAATTTCTATAAAGGAATAAATACAATTCCTCATTTCTTCTTCCAATATACTAAAATTTATAAACCTGAATTGGTTTAA
- a CDS encoding endonuclease/exonuclease/phosphatase family protein gives MPSFLLSILKWLLISPALFCLVGTVCSFIKYEAWWVRGFDFPRIQMLVIIIFSAILVSFFKENIIVQYTLWIALFIALCFHSWVIFPYSPIASKDVKNAENVTEKTLKVSILVSNVLMGNRETAKLKELIKRENPDIVFMVETDQWWAKQMDYLKEEYQYQLLKPIDNTYGLLLYSKKEPIKLDLNYYVQDDVPSIIATFKLDKNSKETFDFYGIHPRPPVPEEAKTSVPRDAELIMVGKEIEKKDNPTIVAGDFNDVAWSHTSRLFRRLGNLLDPRIGRGMYSTFHADYALLRWPLDHVFHSDEFQVIEIKKLEYIGSDHFPIFINLAYIPQEKHTQEEPEAEKDDEEEAKKKLKKAQLDSTTAL, from the coding sequence ATGCCTTCTTTTTTACTTTCCATTTTAAAATGGCTTTTAATTTCACCTGCTCTCTTTTGTTTGGTAGGAACGGTTTGTAGTTTTATCAAATATGAGGCTTGGTGGGTTCGTGGTTTTGATTTTCCTCGTATTCAAATGCTTGTTATTATTATTTTTTCAGCTATTCTTGTTTCTTTTTTCAAGGAGAATATAATAGTTCAATATACTTTGTGGATTGCCCTTTTTATTGCCCTTTGTTTTCATAGTTGGGTTATTTTTCCTTATTCACCTATTGCTTCTAAAGATGTAAAAAACGCAGAAAACGTAACTGAAAAAACATTAAAAGTAAGCATTTTAGTATCAAATGTTTTGATGGGTAATAGAGAAACAGCAAAGTTAAAAGAACTCATAAAAAGAGAAAATCCAGATATTGTTTTTATGGTAGAAACAGATCAATGGTGGGCAAAACAAATGGATTATTTAAAAGAAGAATATCAGTATCAACTTTTGAAACCAATCGATAATACGTATGGGCTTTTACTTTATTCAAAAAAAGAACCTATAAAATTAGACCTTAATTATTATGTTCAAGATGATGTTCCTTCAATTATAGCCACTTTTAAGTTAGATAAGAATAGCAAAGAAACATTTGATTTTTATGGAATTCATCCACGTCCTCCTGTGCCTGAAGAAGCAAAAACGTCTGTTCCTCGTGATGCAGAACTGATAATGGTTGGAAAAGAAATTGAGAAAAAAGATAATCCTACGATTGTGGCAGGAGATTTTAATGATGTTGCTTGGTCGCATACTTCACGACTTTTTAGAAGATTGGGGAATTTGCTTGACCCACGAATAGGAAGGGGGATGTACAGTACTTTTCACGCTGATTATGCGCTTTTACGCTGGCCACTTGACCATGTTTTTCATTCTGATGAATTTCAAGTTATCGAAATTAAAAAGTTAGAATATATTGGTTCAGATCATTTTCCTATCTTTATTAATTTGGCTTATATTCCTCAAGAAAAACATACTCAAGAAGAACCAGAAGCAGAGAAAGATGACGAAGAAGAAGCAAAAAAAAAGCTCAAAAAAGCACAGCTAGATAGTACAACAGCCTTGTAG